The Malus domestica chromosome 10, GDT2T_hap1 genome contains a region encoding:
- the LOC103422047 gene encoding uncharacterized protein, with product MCLHLTGEFSTVQLRDNSGKHSPYFLRTAVSFAGDSLSAFSAHLFYLDEMEAQLQIWPMCPYVINPKHAPVNWTEESAVSIQIFYLGPATLLLLLVPAFL from the exons ATGTGCTTGCATCTCACCGGCGAGTTTTCGACAGTGCAACTAAG GGACAACTCGGGGAAGCATTCTCCATACTTTCTGAGGACTGCCGTGAGCTTTGCAGGCGACTCTCTCTCAGCCTTCTCCGCCCACCTATTCTACTTGGATGAG ATGGAGGCCCAATTGCAAATCTGGCCCATGTGCCCATATGTAATAAACCCTAAACATGCTCCGGTGAACTGGACAGAAGAATCGGCTGTTTCAATTCAG ATATTCTATTTGGGACCTGCAACATTGTTGCTATTATTGGTTCCTGCTTTTTTATAG